The proteins below come from a single Benincasa hispida cultivar B227 chromosome 4, ASM972705v1, whole genome shotgun sequence genomic window:
- the LOC120076897 gene encoding wound-induced protein 1, which yields MRLLTGASSNGQSFQFVPQSITSFGSTVLVEGCDPSRSISWIHAWTVADGIITQLREYFNTSLTVTRLGDPTDSPSSSAAASEISSASSLHHCPSVWESTLSNQVGKSVPGLVLAI from the coding sequence ATGCGCCTTCTCACTGGAGCTTCATCCAACGGCCAATCTTTTCAATTCGTTCCTCAATCAATCACATCCTTCGGATCCACTGTCCTCGTCGAAGGCTGCGATCCTAGCCGTTCAATCTCCTGGATCCACGCTTGGACTGTTGCGGATGGGATAATCACACAGCTTCGAGAATATTTCAATACTTCCCTTACTGTGACTCGTCTTGGAGATCCGACTGACTCTCCGTCGTCGTCCGCCGCCGCATCGGAGATTTCCTCTGCTTCGTCGTTGCATCATTGCCCTTCTGTTTGGGAAAGTACTCTGTCCAATCAGGTGGGTAAATCGGTGCCTGGGCTCGTCTTGGCCATTTAA
- the LOC120075014 gene encoding protein EARLY RESPONSIVE TO DEHYDRATION 15-like, whose translation MDVVTQRNSSSAVSMLNPNAPLFVPMAYRTVEDFSDQWWDLIQSSPWFREYWLQERFQDPQNDHSFAENEEFILPDLESFLDDFTRQQEEEELEFSKDLVPMGAFKWQKARSGAEVPKYAQKAPKIVNVKVSPRTIHQPR comes from the exons ATGGATGTTGTTACTCAAAGAAACTCCTCTTCCGCCGTTTCCATGTTGAACCCTAACGCTCCCTTGTTCGTTCCGATGGCGTACAGGACGGTGGAGGATTTCTCCGACCAGTGGTGGGATCTGATCCAGTCGTCGCCCTGGTTTCGTGAGTATTGGCTTCAAGAACGCTTTCAAGATCCTCAAAATGATCATTCGTTTGCTGAAAATGAAGAATTTATCCTTCCGGATCTCGAAAGTTTCCTAGACGACTTCACTCGTCAAC aggaagaggaagaattGGAATTCTCGAAGGATTTGGTTCCAATGGGAGCTTTCAAATGGCAGAAGGCTCGATCTGGAGCGGAGGTTCCTAAGTATGCTCAAAAGGCTCCCAAGATCGTGAACGTGAAAGTGAGTCCGAGGACGATCCACCAGCCGAGATAG
- the LOC120075013 gene encoding copper transport protein ATX1, producing MANVVELKVFLHCEECIKKILKAIKKIQDIETYNVDMEMNKVIVTGNVTKEEVIKVLQKIRKTAIPWQADGLNNID from the exons ATGGCTAAT GTAGTGGAATTGAAGGTTTTTTTGCATTGTGAGGAGTGCATCAAGAAGATTCTCAAAGCCATCAAGAAAATCCAAG ATATAGAGACATATAATGTTGATATGGAGATGAACAAGGTGATTGTTACAGGCAATGTCACTAAAGAAGAAGTCATCAAAGTTCTTCAGAAAATTAGGAAAACTGCAATTCCATGGCAAGCTGATGGACTCAACAACATTGATTGA